One genomic region from Muntiacus reevesi chromosome 16, mMunRee1.1, whole genome shotgun sequence encodes:
- the LOC136147861 gene encoding V-type proton ATPase subunit G 1 yields the protein MASQSQGIQQLLQAEKRAAEKVSEARKRKNRRLKQAKEEAQAEIEQYRLQREKEFKAKEAAALGSHGSCSTEVEKDTQEKMTILQTYFRQNRDEVLDNLLAFVCDIRPEIHENYRING from the coding sequence ATGGCCAGCCAGTCGCAGGGCATCCAGCAGCTGCTCCAGGCGGAGAAACGGGCCGCCGAGAAGGTGTCCGAGGCCCGCAAGCGAAAGAACCGGAGGTTGAAGCAGGCCAAAGAAGAAGCCCAGGCTGAAATTGAACAGTACCGCCTGCAGAGGGAGAAGGAGTTCAAGGCCAAGGAAGCTGCGGCTCTGGGATCCCATGGCAGTTGCAGCACTGAAGTAGAGAAGGACACCCAGGAGAAGATGACCATCCTTCAGACCTACTTCCGGCAGAATAGGGATGAAGTCTTGGATAACCTCTTGGCCTTTGTCTGCGACATCCGGCCAGAAATCCATGAGAACTACCGCATAAATGGATAG